CTGCTTTTACGGCCCAAGCCATCGATGACGGAACACTCTGGCAAGAATGGGGAGAGCAGATCAATCCCAAAAACCGTGTGGACTGGCGTTTATTAGAAGAGCTAAAAAAGCTCGACGATCATTTGCAAAAACAAGGAGTGGGACAGAATATTTCTCACGCTTTGATTGGAAAGTTTGTGTACTTCCGTTATCTTCGAGATCGAAATATTCTCTCGGATAGGAAGTTAGACAAGTGGCGTATCCCTCCAAAGTCCGTTTTCAGCAGACATGCCACTCGGAAAGGCTTTCTGGCTCTGAACAAGGAGATACAGAAGTGGTTAAATGGCTCAATTTTTCTTCTCGAATCTGACGCATTAGACGACATCTCACCGTCGCTTCTCCAACAAGTCGCTGGGATCTTCTGTGGCGATACGGTAGAGGGCCAACTCCATCTCGATTTTCAGCCTTACGACTTTTCTTTTATCCCTATCGAAACACTTTCCGTGATCTATGAACAGTTTCTTCATCTCCCCGTATATGGGCAAAACGTGACGCGAGGTCGAGAATCTGGTGCCTATTACACACCTCTCCCCTTAGTCGATTTTATACAATCAGAATTGGAGCAGAGACATCCGTTGACGCAGAGCATGAAAGTTCTGGATCCCTCCTGTGGTTCTGGAGCCTTCCTTGTGCAGTGCTATCGCCAACTGATTGAGAAACGGCGATATCAAGAGCAGAGGCAACTCCGTCCCAAAGAATTACGGGACATCCTCACGTCACAGATCTATGGAGTAGATCGGGATGGCGATGCTTGTCATATTGCCGAGATGAGTCTGATCCTCACTTTGCTGGACTATGTCACCCCGCCAGATCTAGAGAGTACCTCCTTCCAATTACCCAACCTTCGGAACGCCAACATCTTCAAAGCCGATTTTTTCGCTCCGGACTCTTTATGGGAAGAAGTGGCTGCAACAAAGAAATTTGACTGGATTATCGGTAATCCTCCCTGGATCAGTTTAAGTAGCCAGCGCGTTAGAGAAGAGGACCGTCCGGTCTGGGAATGGATGCGGGAGAATTATCAAGAAGCACCTACAGGAGGGAATCAAGTAGCAGAGGCGTTTGTCTGGAAAGTTTTACCTTATCTTGAGAAGAATGGGATAGCAGGTCTGGTGTTGCCTGCGATGACCCTATTCAAGAAAGAATCGGCCTCTTTTAGAAAGCAGTTCTTCACCAAGGTGCAGGCCTGGTGCGTAGCAAATTTCTCGAATCTCTCAGAAGTGCTTTTCGCCGGCCGATCGCGTCGCCCATGCCTTACTCTTTTTTTCCAGCGGAAAGAGAATCAGCTCGATACGGACTGGGCCGAATCGATCCTCACGTATTCCCCTTTCGTCATCAACCAAGAGGCCAATCGTCCTAATAGACCGGAAAAGAGGAAAGATACCTGGACGATTACAATCAATGCAGCAGAGGTCCAAGAAGTATCCCTGGATAGAGCAGCGACAGGAGCTACGCTCCCTTGGAAAATTGCGATGTGGGGAAGCTTCCGGGATGGTAAATTATTGGAGAGGATAGAGCGAAAATTTCCTATATTCAGTGACTTCGCAAAGGTTCATGGTTTACACGCCCATCAGGGTCTGGAGCTTCGAGAAGGACCAGAACAATCCCGGGAACCTCTAGAAGTACGGCCAGAATTAGAAGGCAAAAAACGGGCCGATTTCACAAAACTCGGACGGATCGGACGGATCTTTGTTTTTCCAGACTCGGCCGTCCACATTATTCCTAAAGAACTCACCTATGTTCGTAAGGGAAGAGCGGACTTGCCCATGCGCGTCTCTACTCCACCCCATATTCTGCTAGATGTAGGAAGACGTTTTGCCATTTATTCCGACGAGTTTCTCGCTGTTCCCGCTCGTCAGATAGGTATCGCAGCTCAGCCGGGAAAAGAATCTTTGCTCAAGGCGCTCTCTCTTTATCTGAGTTCAGACTTTGTCGTCTATCAGCAATTCTTTACGTCAAGCCAGTGGGGAATCGACACGGATATTGCAACCCTAGACTCCCTGAAGTCTTTGCCTGTTCCTTTGGAAAGGCTCTCTGTAAAGGAAATCCGAGAGTGGGCAGCTTTGAGGGACGCCCTGGCAAAAATATCACCAGCTTCCTTAGAGTCTGAGCTGGAAGAACAAATGGCCTCGAACACGGAACAGGCCCTCACAGACAAAATGGTAGAGCTGAATGAAAGGGTTTTCCAACTCCTTGGGCTGCGAGAAGATGAGAGAATTCTTGTTCAAGATTTTGTTACAACAAATATGCAATGCGTCCAAGGAAAAGTAGCAAAAGCAGCTCTCAATCCACCCTCGAAATCTTTGATGAAGTCATATTTACAACTCCTAAAGAAAGAGCTAGATACGTTCATCGCTGGACAGACAGATGCCCGCCATGAAATTACTGCGTTTCATGACGCGCGTTCCACGATGATCGCTGTCAAGCTAGCTCCACCTAATGCAACGCAACATATAATCCTAAAATATGCCAATGAAGAAATGACCCGCGAATGGACTCGTATCCGTGAACATCTATACCGGCGTCACAGTCAATGGGTTTATTTTAACAGAAATCTTCGGATCTATGACAACGATACGACATATTGTTTCAAACCGATGCATACTCTCCAGTGGACGCGGCGTCAGGCCCTTCTTGATGCTGGCGAAGTCATAGCTGAGACGTTGGTGGCAGAAGAAAACTCATAGAAATGGTAACTGGAAGAGAACGTCAGAATTTATATCGAAGAAGTCTCAGAGAACACGCACACGAGCTTATCACATTAGGTTATCAAGAGCTTTGCGTCGAAAATTTTACAAATAGTGAAGAACCAGAAATCACAAGAAGACTCGTCCGAGCGATGAGAGAAATGACGGAGCGAGACTCTTCCCCTCCCTGGATGGAGCAGTACTCGATACAGCCCGAATCTACTCTAGACGTTCTAGGGAAACGTGCAAAAGAGCTCCCCCGCGTTGATATAGAAGTAGAGCGAGTAGCTCATGGTATCCGTCCTCGTTTTCGTTTCGAGGCCAAAAGGCTGGACGAAAATCATAAAGTAGGATTATACCTTGGTAAGGACGGCCTGGGGTGTTTCACGTCAGGCAAGTATCCACTGACACACCCTGAAGCCGGGATGCTGGGGTATGTTCAAAGCCAAGATGAGGTGGCTTGGGCAGAAAAAATTGAGAAGGCTCTCAGAAGATCTCCCGCCAAGTATTCTGTAACTAACGATGGACAATGGAGACAGCATTCCATCACATCCCGATCCGAGTATACGTATTGCAGCAAACATAGCTGTTCAGCTCGAAAAGAAGATATCACCGTCTTCCATACCCTACTTCGATTCTGTACATGATCGATCTCCGGTCAACGAAGCTCTGCCCCAGACCGAACGTCACGCGTTCTCCCCCGAGCGTCAACTCACAGTCCCACCTGAGCACTTCGTATAGGTCTGTCGCAGTGACGATATTAGGCAGCGTCGGTATTACGAGCGGTGGAGGCGTGAATCGTAATGGTATCGGCGTGATCACTTCCTTCACCCCCAAGAAAGGGGCGCTCAAGCAGTATTTTGGAATCGGGAGTGCCAGGAAAGGCACGGTCGATGTCATGTGGCCCGGTGGAGGTGGAGGACGTAATCGGCTCTACGAAGATAACGTCCTCGCGTTAATCAAATCCTGTAGAATGCCGCCGCATTGGTCCCCAGGATTTTGTCCAGCGAGGCGGCCGGCAGGTCTGACAGCAGGCCGCGCATGGTCTGGATGGGCTGGGTAAAGCCTTCGGCGTGCGGGTAGTCCGAGCCGACAAAGAATTTCTCGTCGCCCACAAACTGGACAATGAATGGCAGCAGCTTTTCGCTCGGGTCGGCATTGATCCAGATATTGCGGGCAAAATACTCCCGGATTGGCCGCTTCATCTGCGAGGTGTGGCGCATATACTGATAGCGGTAGTCAAAGCGCTCAATCCACTCGCCGACCCAGCTGCCCATCGACTCGACGGTCGCTACCCGCAGCTCGGGGAAGCGCTCAAACACCCCGTCGTACACCATTGTGCTGAGCGACATGCGCGGGTCTTGGATCACGTTCATCGAGATGAACATGAAGCCGGGATTGCGGTGTTTATACCAGGCGCTGCCCAGGTATTCCTTGTTGCCGGCGGGATGAATAGTCACCGCGACATTCGCGTCCCGGGCGGCCGCCCAAATCGGGTCATAGTCCGCATGGCCAAAGCTTTTACCCGCCACCGGCGCCGAGCCGAGCATGATCGAATGGGCGCCCAGCTTGGCCACCCGCTGAACCTCGTCGACGGCCAGGGCGGGATCGCGGAGCGAGATATGGGCCGACGGAAAGAGACGGTCCAGACGGCCTGCACACACCTCAAACGCCCAGGTGTTGTAGGCCCGGCACAGCGCTGCGGCCAGCCCGGGATCTTGCACTTCACCCTCCCACAACAGCCCAAGGGTCGGAAACAGAACTTGGTAGTCAATGCCCTCGGCATCGAGAAACTGGACCCGTTTGTCCATGTTCTGCCAGTCGCCGCCGCTCATCAGCGAACGGTCAAACTCGTTGAGCGCGCTGCCGTCTTCCTTCTGCCCATAGCCGACGATGATGCTGAGCATTTCGTCGATATCCCGGCTGCCGAGCCGCATGGGTCGGCCATCGACCAGCATGCGCTGTTTGCCGCTGGCCGGGTCGCGTTCCACGCGCATGGCCCGCTCCCGGAAGGCCGGGTCAATATAGCGTGGGTAGACATCAAGCGGTTCAATAAAGTGGCTATCGCCGTCAACAACTTTCATCTGGTCTCCTTCTTGGGCTGGTGGGCGTGTCTTGCGCCACCCGGCTGTTGGTGCGGCTGGGGTGGGAGGGCGCGACGCTCAGCACTGCCCCGGAGGCGTGCGGGAGGGGAGCGTCAATCGACTTCATGCAGGCGACCGGTCTCCACGTCGTAGACAAAACCGCGTATCTGGTCCTTCACCGGCACGAAGGGGCTGGCCATGATCCGACGTATGGATTGACGCACGTCCTCCTCAAGGTCTGGGAAGGCTTCGAGCGCAAAGGCGGGCCGTAAGCCGGTGTCGGCCTCGATCTCGGCCTTCACCTCGTCGTCGCGAAAGCTCAGCATCCCGCACCCGGTGTGATGAATGAGCATGATCTCTCTGGTTCCCAGCAAACGCTGTGAAATGACCAGAGAGCGCAGCACATCGTCGGTCACGACCCCGCCCGCGTTGCGTATAACGTGGGCATCACCCTCCTCGAGGCCCAACAGGCGGCCGGTCTCGATACGGGCATCCATACAGGTAACGATCACGGTCTGCTTGCCGGGCCGGACTGGCACCTCGCCTTTCTGAAACTGCTCGGCATAGCGGGCATTATTCGCCAGGAACGCATCGGTCGATGACATGAAACAACTCCTCAAGAACTGGCCACCCCTGCTGGGGGTATGCGTCTGGTCTACAAAGCGGCACCCAGGAAAGCAAGAGGCATAGCGGGGACGCGCCGATTCGGCCGTGCGTGAGCGGACAGCAGCAATCGCGCACCGCAAACCGCCCCGCCCCTTGGTCTGGCCCGGTTTCGTTGCTAGCCTCGGCTCAGCTTGCGTACCCCTCTCCATCCCTCAAGGTCCCAGCCGTCTGCGGCGCGCTGGGGCGCGGAACAGTGGACCCTGGTGGCCACGATTCTGGGCTCCGGCATGGTGTTTGTCGACGGCAGCGTGGTGAATATCGCCCTGCCGGTCGTGCAGCGAGAGCTTCAGGCGACGCTCAGCCAGGCCCAGTGGGTGGTGGAGGCGTATGTCCTGTTTCTGGCCTCACTGCTGCTGGTCGGCGGTGCGCTGAGTGACCGGTTGGGACGCCGACCGAGCTTTGCCGCCGGGATCGGCGTGTTCACGCTGGCGTCCCTGGGGTGTGGTCTGGCGCCCGACATCCAGACCCTGATCGCCGCCCGGGTCGGGCAAGGCGTGGGCGGCGCCCTGCTGGTCCCGAACAGCCTGGCGCTGCTCAGGGCCGCCTTCTCTGACCGGCAGCGCGGCCGGGCGGTTGGCACCTGGTCGAGCGGGATTGCGATCTCGTCGGCCCTGGGTCTTGTTGTGGGCGGCTGGATTGTTGACCACGGCTCGTGGCGCTGGGTGTTTTTTCTCAATGCGCCGCTGGCCCTGGTTGTCCTGAGCGTGGTGTACTGGCGCATCCCCGACAGCCCGGTTGGCGCGCCGGTTGGCAAGCTGGACTGGCCCGGCGCGCTGCTGGTCACGCTGGGGCTGGGCAGCCTGGTCTACGGTCTGCTCGAAGCCCCGCAGCTCGGTTTCCGCCATCCGTTCGTGTTCGGGGCGCTGACGCTGAGCGCCGGCGTCCTGGCCGGGTTTCTCCTGGTCGAGCGCTCCAGCCCGGCCCCCATGCTGCCGCTCGGCCTGTTTCGGTCACGCACGTTCCGGGGGGTGAATCTGCTCACCCTGCTGCTGTACGCCGCGCTGGGCGGCAGCCTGTTCTTTTTGCCGTTCTGCCTGATTCAGGTCCACGGTTATTCCGCCACCCAGGCCGGGGCGGCATTTCTGCCGATGAGTGCCATCATGTTTACCGGCTCGCGCTGGGCCGGCGGTCTGGTGGCTCGCTACGGCGCCCGGCGGCCGCTGCTGATCGGGCCGTGTGTGGCGGCCGGCGGCTATGCCGTCCTGGCCCTGCTGGGCCATGAGAGTCGCTACTGGAGCGGTTTCTTTCCCGGCATCGTGGTGGTGGCGACCGGCATGATGATCACCGTCGCGCCGCTGACCAGCACCGTGCTGGGCGCGGTTGACCAGCGCTACGCCGGCCTGGCCTCGGGCCTGAACAGCGCGGTCTCACGGACGGCCAGCCTGCTGGCCATCGCCGTGTTGGGCATTGTGGCAGTCAGCGTGTTCAACGCCCAGCTCGACCGGCGGCTGGACGCGCTTCAGGTTCCAGCCCACATTCGACACCAGCTCGATGTCGAGCGCGCCAAGCTGGCCGCAGCCCAAGCCCCGGCCGGTTCCGATGAACAGCTTCGTTCGGCCCTGGAGGGGGCGATTGACGACTCTTTTGTGACGAGTTTTCAGTGGCTGATGGCGATTGCCTCGGGCTTGGCCTTGCTGAGCGCGGGCAGTGTGTGGTGGCTGATCGAGGATACCGGACCGGACCACACGGACGTTTCTCTGACGTAGCACCAAAG
This region of Desulfurellaceae bacterium genomic DNA includes:
- a CDS encoding MFS transporter yields the protein MATILGSGMVFVDGSVVNIALPVVQRELQATLSQAQWVVEAYVLFLASLLLVGGALSDRLGRRPSFAAGIGVFTLASLGCGLAPDIQTLIAARVGQGVGGALLVPNSLALLRAAFSDRQRGRAVGTWSSGIAISSALGLVVGGWIVDHGSWRWVFFLNAPLALVVLSVVYWRIPDSPVGAPVGKLDWPGALLVTLGLGSLVYGLLEAPQLGFRHPFVFGALTLSAGVLAGFLLVERSSPAPMLPLGLFRSRTFRGVNLLTLLLYAALGGSLFFLPFCLIQVHGYSATQAGAAFLPMSAIMFTGSRWAGGLVARYGARRPLLIGPCVAAGGYAVLALLGHESRYWSGFFPGIVVVATGMMITVAPLTSTVLGAVDQRYAGLASGLNSAVSRTASLLAIAVLGIVAVSVFNAQLDRRLDALQVPAHIRHQLDVERAKLAAAQAPAGSDEQLRSALEGAIDDSFVTSFQWLMAIASGLALLSAGSVWWLIEDTGPDHTDVSLT
- a CDS encoding N-6 DNA methylase; translated protein: MDVAQVLGYEGSPNFLSKDEDFPHSQLGYVLRKAREECGLQGVYVLGNETGNMPTIPIVYFCKSSSESEAAQIHRRIWNQGLVPFVLVQTPQCIRLYSGFHYSPPAAEQQEEGVLKAAVAFNKVSDQLAAFTAQAIDDGTLWQEWGEQINPKNRVDWRLLEELKKLDDHLQKQGVGQNISHALIGKFVYFRYLRDRNILSDRKLDKWRIPPKSVFSRHATRKGFLALNKEIQKWLNGSIFLLESDALDDISPSLLQQVAGIFCGDTVEGQLHLDFQPYDFSFIPIETLSVIYEQFLHLPVYGQNVTRGRESGAYYTPLPLVDFIQSELEQRHPLTQSMKVLDPSCGSGAFLVQCYRQLIEKRRYQEQRQLRPKELRDILTSQIYGVDRDGDACHIAEMSLILTLLDYVTPPDLESTSFQLPNLRNANIFKADFFAPDSLWEEVAATKKFDWIIGNPPWISLSSQRVREEDRPVWEWMRENYQEAPTGGNQVAEAFVWKVLPYLEKNGIAGLVLPAMTLFKKESASFRKQFFTKVQAWCVANFSNLSEVLFAGRSRRPCLTLFFQRKENQLDTDWAESILTYSPFVINQEANRPNRPEKRKDTWTITINAAEVQEVSLDRAATGATLPWKIAMWGSFRDGKLLERIERKFPIFSDFAKVHGLHAHQGLELREGPEQSREPLEVRPELEGKKRADFTKLGRIGRIFVFPDSAVHIIPKELTYVRKGRADLPMRVSTPPHILLDVGRRFAIYSDEFLAVPARQIGIAAQPGKESLLKALSLYLSSDFVVYQQFFTSSQWGIDTDIATLDSLKSLPVPLERLSVKEIREWAALRDALAKISPASLESELEEQMASNTEQALTDKMVELNERVFQLLGLREDERILVQDFVTTNMQCVQGKVAKAALNPPSKSLMKSYLQLLKKELDTFIAGQTDARHEITAFHDARSTMIAVKLAPPNATQHIILKYANEEMTREWTRIREHLYRRHSQWVYFNRNLRIYDNDTTYCFKPMHTLQWTRRQALLDAGEVIAETLVAEENS
- a CDS encoding amidohydrolase, yielding MKVVDGDSHFIEPLDVYPRYIDPAFRERAMRVERDPASGKQRMLVDGRPMRLGSRDIDEMLSIIVGYGQKEDGSALNEFDRSLMSGGDWQNMDKRVQFLDAEGIDYQVLFPTLGLLWEGEVQDPGLAAALCRAYNTWAFEVCAGRLDRLFPSAHISLRDPALAVDEVQRVAKLGAHSIMLGSAPVAGKSFGHADYDPIWAAARDANVAVTIHPAGNKEYLGSAWYKHRNPGFMFISMNVIQDPRMSLSTMVYDGVFERFPELRVATVESMGSWVGEWIERFDYRYQYMRHTSQMKRPIREYFARNIWINADPSEKLLPFIVQFVGDEKFFVGSDYPHAEGFTQPIQTMRGLLSDLPAASLDKILGTNAAAFYRI
- a CDS encoding carbonic anhydrase; this encodes MSSTDAFLANNARYAEQFQKGEVPVRPGKQTVIVTCMDARIETGRLLGLEEGDAHVIRNAGGVVTDDVLRSLVISQRLLGTREIMLIHHTGCGMLSFRDDEVKAEIEADTGLRPAFALEAFPDLEEDVRQSIRRIMASPFVPVKDQIRGFVYDVETGRLHEVD